A single region of the Nicotiana sylvestris chromosome 6, ASM39365v2, whole genome shotgun sequence genome encodes:
- the LOC104243761 gene encoding UDP-glycosyltransferase 82A1-like has product MKCGKKTKVLLVPYPAQGHVTPMLKLASLLLNHGLNPIVITPNFIQINSKEDGISIISIPDGLEDGTPRDFFAIENAMENYMPYHLEKLVQEYEFDGKEEDGIVCVIVDLLASWAVKVANKFGIQVAGFWPAMLATYRLIDSIPDMLKNGIISETGCPLHSGPISISLGQPTLSSEDLPWLVGNSAARISRFKFWTKTMKRSRTLKWLLVNTFPDECHNVRNTNILKTQTDQSQDCPKILPIGPLNTHVTIKNASFWEEDLSCLDWLNKQVANSVLYISFGSWVSPIGKSKVNDLALALELLKRPFIWVLGPTWREGLPKSYLERTSKQGKIMSWAPQIDVLQHESVGCYLTHCGWNSTMEAIQSKTRLLCYPIAGDQFVNCAYIVQNWRIGNRMDGFGLKDLDEGLKRIMEDDEMSERIARLNEMTMGKVASSRAMANLTTFICNVRI; this is encoded by the exons ATGAAGTGCGGAAAAAAGACCAAAGTACTTCTAGTTCCATATCCAGCACAAGGTCATGTCACACCAATGCTTAAACTAGCTTCGTTGCTACTTAATCATGGTCTTAATCCAATAGTCATTACTCCAAATTTCATCCAGATTAACTCTAAAGAAGATGGTATTTCTATCATTTCAATACCAGATGGATTAGAAGATGGAACCCCTCGCGATTTTTTCGCGATAGAAAATGCAATGGAGAATTACATGCCATACCATTTAGAAAAACTTGTTCAAGAATATGAGTTTGATGGAAAAGAAGAAGATGGAATTGTGTGTGTGATTGTTGATTTGCTTGCTTCTTGGGCTGTTAAAGTTGCTAATAAGTTTGGTATTCAAGTTGCTGGATTTTGGCCAGCCATGTTAGCTACTTATAGATTGATTGATTCAATTCCAGACATGCTCAAAAATGGAATCATCTCAGAAACAG GTTGTCCATTGCACAGTGGTCCTATATCCATCTCACTTGGCCAACCTACACTTAGTTCAGAAGATTTACCATGGCTTGTTGGAAATTCAGCTGCAAGAATTTCAAGATTCAAGTTCTGGACTAAGACCATGAAAAGATCAAGAACCCTAAAATGGCTCCTCGTAAATACCTTTCCAGACGAATGTCACAATGTGAGAAATACTAATATTTTGAAAACACAAACTGATCAGTCTCAAGATTGCCCAAAAATTCTCCCAATTGGACCTTTGAATACTCATGTAACAATAAAGAATGCTAGCTTTTGGGAGGAAGATTTAAGTTGCTTGGATTGGCTAAATAAACAAGTTGCTAATTCAGTTTTATACATTTCTTTTGGGAGTTGGGTTAGTCCAATTGGAAAATCAAAAGTAAATGACTTAGCATTGGCTCTTGAATTGTTAAAAAGACCATTTATTTGGGTGTTAGGTCCTACATGGAGAGAAGGTTTACCAAAGAGCTATTTGGAGAGAACATCAAAACAAGGGAAAATTATGTCATGGGCACCACAAATTGATGTTCTACAACATGAATCAGTGGGGTGTTATCTTACCCATTGTGGTTGGAATTCTACAATGGAAGCGATACAATCCAAGACACGCCTGTTATGTTATCCAATTGCAGGTGATCAATTTGTTAATTGCGCTTACATTGTTCAAAATTGGCGAATCGGCAATAGAATGGATGGTTTTGGACTGAAAGATTTGGATGAAGGATTGAAAAGGATaatggaggatgatgaaatgagTGAAAGAATTGCTAGACTAAACGAGATGACAATGGGCAAGGTGGCTAGTTCAAGAGCAATGGCTAACTTGACAACATTCATTTGTAATGTTAGAATATGA